In the genome of uncultured Paludibaculum sp., the window TTGCGTCGACCGCGAACGGTCCACAAGCATCGCGATGGACAGAGGCTGCACCGTGTTGCGCTCAAACAGCGCCACCTCCTGCTCCACGCCGTTGTCAGTGATCTGGAAGTCGCTCTTGTTCAGGCCGCCCACCAGTTCGCCCATTTGGTTCTTGGCCGTTACCAGCATCCTGACCAGCTTGACGTCGACCTTGATGACCGGATCCTGCGCTAGCGCCGCTGCCGGTAACCCGGCGATCAGTGCCCGACGACTGATGAGTCCCAATCGCCCTCCACCCATACCGCGCCGTCCTCGAAATACTCTCTCTTCCAAACCGGAACCAGCTTCTTCAGACGGTTGATTGCTTCCAGAGCGGCGTCGAAGGCCGGTTTGCGATGCGGCGCACAAACCAGAATCACTACGCTGGCCTCCCCAATCTCCATGCGGCCCAGCCTGTGCACCATCGCGAGGCGGCCCACCTCGTGGCGCGACGCGATCTCGCGGCCCAGATCCGCCATCACGCGGATGGCCATGGCTTCATAACACTCGTAGTCCAGATAGAGAGTGCGCCGTCCGTCCGAGTTATTCCGCACCACGCCCTCAAAGAGGACAATTCCGCCGTCGGAGCCTTGCAGCAGGCGCCGACGCAAAGAAGCCGTGTCAATGGGCTCGCGTGTCAGCGCGAAGAAGTGGCCCATCTGGTCTTCGATGACGTGCGAATAGCGGTCCGACCCACCACTCACCGGCGGCAGGAACGCCACCTCGTCGCCGTCCCGCAGTTCCGGGTTGTCCAGGGCAAACTGCTGGTTCACGGCCAGCACGATGCTTGCCCGCATGTCCCGAATTTTGGGG includes:
- a CDS encoding molybdenum cofactor biosynthesis protein MoaE, with amino-acid sequence MALSVTIRVLFFGLLKDIAGLREEHLLLDEGVRLNDLFGQYAARFPKIRDMRASIVLAVNQQFALDNPELRDGDEVAFLPPVSGGSDRYSHVIEDQMGHFFALTREPIDTASLRRRLLQGSDGGIVLFEGVVRNNSDGRRTLYLDYECYEAMAIRVMADLGREIASRHEVGRLAMVHRLGRMEIGEASVVILVCAPHRKPAFDAALEAINRLKKLVPVWKREYFEDGAVWVEGDWDSSVVGH